From the genome of Archaeoglobus neptunius, one region includes:
- the amrS gene encoding AmmeMemoRadiSam system radical SAM enzyme — translation MIVESYLYEKLNGEVRCNTCWHRCKLKEGKWGICRTRKNEDGVLKVYNYGMASSIALDPIEKKPLNNFKPGTKVLSFGSVSCNFRCLHCQNYEIAFADLNYTYIREIDPGGVLRMCMDRNADGVAWTYNEPSIWHEFALDSSRLVKNSGFFVVYVTNGYMTPEAVDQFEGILDAANVDVKAFSERFYRKVCKASLENVIRSVEYMHRKGVFLELTYLIIPGENDDREEIREFAEWVVSVDARIPVHFSRFHPDFRMMDRSATPVEKIEEAIGIAKKAGIEYVYAGNVWGHEYENTYCPNCGELLIAREGFYVYNINVVKDQPPRCPNCGYEQNIIL, via the coding sequence ATGATTGTTGAGTCCTATCTGTACGAAAAGCTGAACGGAGAGGTGAGGTGCAACACCTGCTGGCATCGATGCAAGCTCAAAGAGGGAAAGTGGGGAATTTGCAGAACCAGAAAGAATGAAGATGGAGTTTTGAAAGTGTACAACTACGGGATGGCATCTTCAATAGCCCTCGATCCGATAGAGAAAAAGCCCCTGAACAATTTTAAGCCCGGAACCAAGGTGCTGTCTTTCGGAAGCGTTAGCTGCAACTTTAGATGCCTGCACTGTCAGAACTACGAAATCGCATTTGCAGACCTAAATTACACCTACATCAGGGAAATTGATCCCGGTGGAGTTCTAAGAATGTGCATGGACAGAAATGCGGACGGTGTAGCATGGACATACAACGAGCCTTCGATATGGCATGAGTTCGCTCTCGATAGCTCAAGACTTGTTAAGAACTCAGGATTTTTCGTCGTGTACGTAACAAACGGATATATGACTCCAGAGGCCGTAGATCAGTTTGAGGGGATTCTCGACGCTGCCAACGTCGATGTGAAGGCCTTCAGTGAAAGATTTTACAGAAAGGTTTGCAAGGCCAGTCTGGAAAACGTTATCAGAAGTGTTGAGTACATGCACAGAAAGGGAGTTTTTCTGGAGCTTACATACCTCATAATTCCGGGTGAGAACGACGACAGGGAGGAGATCAGGGAATTCGCAGAATGGGTTGTGTCAGTTGACGCAAGAATTCCCGTTCACTTTTCAAGATTCCATCCGGACTTCAGGATGATGGATAGGTCAGCAACACCGGTCGAGAAAATCGAAGAGGCAATAGGTATTGCGAAGAAAGCGGGTATTGAATACGTCTACGCAGGCAACGTTTGGGGTCATGAATACGAGAATACGTACTGCCCGAACTGCGGAGAACTTCTGATAGCACGGGAGGGTTTCTACGTTTACAACATAAATGTGGTAAAGGATCAACCACCGAGATGTCCAAATTGCGGTTACGAGCAAAACATCATTCTTTAA